In the genome of Neofelis nebulosa isolate mNeoNeb1 chromosome 8, mNeoNeb1.pri, whole genome shotgun sequence, one region contains:
- the HCFC2 gene encoding host cell factor 2 isoform X3, whose product MAAPSLLNWRRVSSFTGPVPRARHGHRAVAIRELMIIFGGGNEGIADELHVYNTVTNQWFLPAVRGDIPPGCAAHGFVCDGTRILVFGGMVEYGRYSNELYELQASRWLWKKVKPHPPSSGLPPCPRLGHSFSLYGNKCYLFGGLANESEDSNNNVPRYLNDFYELELQHGSGVVGWSIPVTKGIVPSPRESHTAVIYCKKDSGSPKMYVFGGMCGARLDDLWQLDLETMSWSKPETKGTVPLPRSLHTASVIGNKMYIFGGWVPHKGENIETSPHDCEWRCTSSFSYLNLDTAEWTTLVSDSQEDKKNSRPRPRAGHCAVAIGTRLYFWSGRDGYKKALNSQVCCKDLWYLDTEKPPAPSQVQLIKATTNSFHVKWDEVPTVEGYLLQLNTDLPHQSASSDSSLAPNLQGVRMDPHRPGSNSTVPNSVSDTTNSAKTEHTPMKGTSVKNRPDLKASTDFNAALHPSMATNTSNHNSCVVDMLRKNEGPHTSANIGVLSSCLDLRTVIPETSVSSSVSSAQTMVTQQTIKTESSSTNGAVVKDETSLTTFSTKSEVDDTCALPATKISRVETQATAMSFSKETPSNPVATVKAGERQWCDVGIFKNNTALVSQFYLLPKGKQSISKIGNADVPDYSLLKKQDLVPGTGYRFRVAAINGCGIGPFSKISEFKTCIPGFPGAPSAVRISKVLPLFREEKICFQNVEGIHLSWEPPTSPSGNILEYSAYLAIRTAQIQDNPSQLVFMRIYCGLKTSCIVTAGQLANAHIDYTSRPAIVFRISAKNEKGYGPATQVRWLQGIHLPCCAKGNGLWSRSGKAGTVLLGKPTS is encoded by the exons ATGGCGGCTCCCAGCCTCCTCAACTGGAGGCGGGTTTCCTCCTTCACGGGGCCGGTCCCCCGCGCCCGGCACGGACACCGGGCCGTGGCTATCCGGGAGCTGATGATCATCTTTGGAGGGGGCAACGAGGGCATCGCGGACGAGCTGCACGTCTACAACACGG TTACAAATCAGTGGTTCCTACCAGCGGTTAGAGGAGACATCCCTCCAGGTTGCGCTGCCCACGGATTTGTCTGTGATGGTACCAGAATATTAGTGTTCGGGGGAATGGTTGAATATGGAAGATACAGCAATGAGTTGTATGAGTTGCAA GCAAGTCGTTGGTTATGGAAAAAAGTGAAACCCCACCCCCCTTCTTCTGGTTTACCTCCTTGTCCCCGGCTTGGACATAGCTTCTCTTTATATGGTAACAAATGCTATTTGTTTGGTGGTCTGGCAAATGAAAGTGAAGACTCAAACAATAATGTTCCCAG atatttaaatgatttctatGAGTTGGAGCTACAGCACGGTTCTGGTGTTGTGGGTTGGAGCATTCCAGTGACTAAAGGGATTGTGCCTTCTCCAAGAGAATCCCACACAGCTGTGATATATTGCAAAAAAGATTCTGGAAGTCCTAAAATGTATGTCTTTGGTGGAATGTGTGGTGCTCGCCTGGATGATCTATGGCAACTTGACTTAG AAACGATGTCGTGGTCAAAACCAGAAACTAAAGGGACGGTGCCACTTCCACGAAGCCTTCACACAGCCAGTGTTATAGGAAACAA GATGTACATTTTTGGTGGATGGGTTCCACATAAGGGGGAGAATATTGAGACTTCACCTCATGATTGTGAATGGAGATGTACTAGTTCATTTTCTTATCTAAATCTGG ATACAGCAGAATGGACCACCCTTGTATCGGATTctcaggaagataaaaaaaattcaagaccAAGACCACGAGCTGGACACTGTGCTGTAGCAATTGGCACTCGATTGTATTTTTGGAGTGGAAGAGATGGCTACAAAAAAGCACTGAATAGTCAAGTTTGCTGCAAGGATCTTTGGTATCTTGATACTG AGAAACCGCCGGCACCATCACAAGTACAGCTGATCAAAGCCACTACCAACTCTTTCCACGTCAAATGGGATGAAGTGCCTACAGTTGAGGGCTATCTTTTGCAGCTCAATACAGACTTGCCACACCAAAGTGCATCATCGGATTCCTCACTGGCACCAAATCTACAAG GAGTCAGAATGGACCCTCACAGACCAGGCAGTAATAGCACCGTTCCTAACagt gTCAGCGATACAACGAACAGTGCAAAAACTGAACATACACCTATGAAAGGAACTTCTGTGAAAAACAGACCAGATCTCAAAGCATCAACTGATTTTAATGCCGCTTTACATCCATCTATGGCAACTAATACTTCTAATCATAATAGTTGTGTCGTGGATATGTTAAGGAAAAATGAAG GTCCTCATACTTCAGCAAATATAGGTGTTCTAAGTAGTTGCCTGGACTTAAGAACAGTAATCCCTGAAACTTCTGTATCCAGTTCTGTTTCCAGCGCACAAACTATGGTAACCCAGCAGACCATTAAAACTGAATCATCCAGTACAAATGGGGCAGTTGTTAAAGATGAAACTTCACTAACAACATTCAGTACCAAATCTGAAG TTGATGATACATGTGCCCTACCTGCAACTAAGATCAGCCGTGTGGAAACACAGGCCACAGCGATGTCATTTTCT aaAGAGACTCCTTCAAATCCAGTGGCCACAGTGAAAGCAGGAGAACGACAGTGGTGTGatgtaggaatttttaaaaataacacagctTTGGTGAGCCAGTTTTATTTGCTGCCCAAAGGGAAGCAAAGCATCTCAAAG ATAGGAAATGCGGACGTACCTGACTACAGTTTACTTAAGAAACAAGATCTTGTTCCAGGCACAGGATACAGATTCAGGGTAGCAGCCATCAATGGATGTGGAATAGGCCCTTTCAGCAAAATCAGTGAATTTAAAACTTGTATTCCCGGTTTTCCTGGAGCTCCTTCTGCAGTCAGAATTTCAAAG GTCCTGCCCCTCTTTAGAGAAGAAAAGATCTGCTTTCAG AATGTTGAGGGTATCCACCTTTCCTGGGAACCTCCAACTTCAccttctggaaatattttggaatattcaGCCTACCTGGCTATCCGCACAGCACAAATACAAGATAATCCAAGTCAACTTGTGTTTATGAGGATTTATTGTGGTCTTAAGACATCATGTATAGTAACTGCTGGGCAACTTGCAAATGCACATATCGATTATACGTCCAGGCCTGCCATTGTGTTCAGGATATCAGCAAAGAATGAAAAGGGATATGGACCAGCTACGCAAGTTCGATGGCTTCAAG